DNA sequence from the Ochotona princeps isolate mOchPri1 chromosome 5, mOchPri1.hap1, whole genome shotgun sequence genome:
TGGATGAATTGAAGAAAGAATaccaagaaatagaaaattcagaGAAGACCAATATGAAGAAATAGTCAACCAGATTTCACACAATAATGTGTGGCATTTGTTGTTCTGTAAGCTTTTCTGTGGACCATTTCAGTAAAGATTTGGAAGAGGATTTACTGTGCAATCTTAAACGACGGGGCCCCGACAGCAGTAAGCAGTTGTTAAAATGTGATGCTAACTACCGGTGTTTATTTTCTGGTCATGTCCTTCACTTGAGAGGTGTTTTGACTGCCCAGCCTGTGGAAGATGAAAGAGGCAATGTGTTCCTATGGAATGGAGAGGTCTTTGATGGAATAAAGGTTGAAGCTCTAGAGAATGATACTCAAATCTTGTTCAGTTACCTTTCCTCCTGCAAGAGTGAATCTGATATTGTGTCACTCTTCTCAAAAGTCCAAGGCCCTTGGTCTTTTATATATTATCAAGCATCTAGCCATGATTTATGGTTTGGTAAGGATTTTTTTGGTCGTCGTAGTCTGCTTTGGCGGTTTAATAATTTGGGCAAAAGTTTCTGCCTCTCTTCAGTTGGTCCCCAAACTACTGGAGTAGCAAGTCAATGGCAAGAGGTCCCAGCATCTGGAATTTTCAGAATTAATCTGGAGTCTGTTGCCATTTCCAAACATGTCATGTTGCAGCTGTATCCTTGGAAATGTATTTCTAGGGATGGTGTTACCGAAGAATGTGATAGTAGCTTGCCTCAGGTCTCAGCAGACTTGCCAACATTTGTATCTGTGGTAGGAAATGAAGCCAAATTGTATCTTGAAAATCCCATTGCTCCTTTAAATATGATGCTGCCACAGACTCCAGTGGAGACTCTGTGCAgtcccactcccagcagcccaccCTCAAAAGAGACACTTCAGGTCTGTCTCACTGACGGACACATGAAGGAAGTAGTGGAGCAGTTCATTGATGTCCTTAGTGTTGCAGTCAAGAGACGGGTCTTGTGTTTGTGTAGGGACAAAAGCCCAGCACCAGATGGAGTTTTAAAACCGGATGAGAAGAAAGCAAAAATTGCGATCCTGTTTTCTGGGGGCATTGATTCCATGGTTATTGCTGCCCTTGCTGACCGTCATATTCCTTTAGATGAGCCAATTGATCTTCTAAATGTAGCCTTCATGACTAAAGGAAAGACCGCTCCAAGTAGCTGTAAGCAGACAAGGAGTAAACGGACACAGCGTGAGCTGCCTCCTGAAGAGTTCACTGAACGTGCTGCTGTTACCGCTGATGACAGTCCTCGTGAGAAGTACTGTGTACCAGACAGAATCACAGGAAGGGCAGGCCTGAAGGAACTGCGAGCTCTTAACCCTTCTCGGGTGTGGAATTTTGTTGAAATTAATGTTTCTCTGGAAGAACTGCAAAAGTTCAGAAGAGCCCAGATACGTCACTTAGTTCATCCGCTGGACACAGTTTTGGATGACAGCATTGGCTGTGCGGTCTGGTTTGCCTCCAGAGGCACTGGCTGGCTAGCGACCCGGGATTCAGTGAAGTCCTATGAGAGCAGTGCAAAGGTACGACCAGTGTTTCTGGTTCAGAATTACTGAGCCTGAATTTTGACCCTTGATTGCAGCAGTATAGCTGATTTAAGCAGTATAGCTGCATTTAAGTTGAAGTACATCCTAAGTGTACACTTTATAGAAATtcctagaaaaatggaattaaaaggtgagcttattttggtgcagagaAATTGAGGTCCAGGCCTAGTTACTTCATGACGTGCCTGtttcatgatctttttgaagacaCTTCATTGATGACTCCTTCAAAATAGGGCATATTGTTCTGTTTTGTGACTTGTGGTTTTTCTCTAGCAGCGTTGCCTGTAGGGTtggaatctttcatctgtttcacTGTGCTGTAACAGAGGATATTTTCATGTGGACTTCTGTATCTTATAGGTAATTCTCACTGGAATTGGTGCTGATGAGCAGCTTGCAGGTTATTCTCGTCATCGTGTTCGCTTTCAGACACATGGATTGGAAGGGCTGAATAAGGAAATAGCCATGGAACTGGGCCGAATTTCTTCTAGAAATCTTGGTCGTGATGACAGAGTTATTGGTGATCATGGAAAAGAAGCAAGGTAATTCTAatgatgtgtgtgttgtgtttttgCAAAAACAAGAGACTGAAAAAGCAAACTTTAAGTTCCTTTTTCAATGCATGCTGAAAGTGTGGTAGAAGagtaaaaatattttgactttcTGTTAGAAACACAGTCAGAAACCAAGCTGGGAAGAACCAGGGCAGCACTTGTTTTCCCGAACTGGTTCTCCAAAAACATTTCGGTAATGTTGAAAGGCAATATCGTGGGGCTGGCCTTGTGACATagtgctgcctgcaatgccaacattccatatacacactggtttgtgtcctgactgctgtcTGCTGATGgcatggaaaaagcagtggaagatagcccaagtacccAGACCCCAACTGCCCACGTGGgcaacctggaagcagctcctgactcttggcttcagcctggtgcagccccagcctcTGCAGCCCGCTCAgaagtgagccaatagatggaagagttctctctgtctctccctctctctttgaacATTTAAGGCTAAAGAAAAAGACTATGAAAGTGCAGCTGAGATAAGAGGAACTTCTGAAAGGGTTTTGTTTTGATGTACGTGTTCGTCTTCCTCCTATCAGGGTGTAATCCCATCCCCAGTCTTTCCCCAGTGTGGTAGAGTGTGCTGTGTCTCTGAAGACATTTCTGTATTTGTACACTTCAGGGAGCTATTGTCACCTGCAACATATTTCTGATGTTAGCAAACAAGTACTTGGACACAGCTTTTTGAAATATGAAGGATAAAGGAAGTTGTAACAGTTAAAAAGAGTAAAAATCTGTATGAGTAGTTAACTTTTTTAAGAGGTGGCTTTTCACAAAAGCACAAGGATGCAAGAGCAAGGAGTCCTGGTGAACTGCACGGAGATTAGAATTGTGATTGCTTCTTTCCGTCTCTCAGATTTTTATCTTGTTTGTTTCTACTTCAGTCTTTTCTATTAAGTCATGATTGGTACAGTTGTCACTGTTGTCAGCCTTGACACAGGAGGAAATTTGACTATTATATCATTATTTCATAATTTCCAATATTTCACTATGAAGAGATAACTAATATGACCGTACAAAGTGTATGAAATACCGTTAAGAGTGAGAAGGGGTAGGGCAAAGGAAAAGGATAGGGAGTTAATATAACGGGTTAAGGCGATGCCTGCGATGCCCACATCGCGtgttggagggcctgggttctgTTCCTCTCCTTGATTCTGACCCATCGACCTGCTGATGcacacaggaggcagcagagcatTCGAGTTCCTGTGTTCCAGCTAGGAGATCCAGGTGGGATTCGTGGTTTGTGGCTGCGGTCTAGCCCAGCCTcagcacttgggaaatgaaccagcagataccaAGAACTCTTCTTCCGCTGAACcgctgttgctttgcctttcaaataaactttcattttttcaagaagaactttacttttaaaaataaccaatATAGAATCATATTATTAAAAATGCCACTATAGTGATTAAGgctaaacattttattatttagctgTATGTAGTCACAGGTTCtctatttatatttacttttataatgctttttaaataaaatattcctgtaacacGTCCTATCCTTTCCAGTCCCTCTACTCAAGCCATGATAGTGGAAACACTAATGTAaccatattgtatttttttttttttttttttttattaattattatgcattatgtgacagtttcatatgctctgggaatccccccacccctccctacacccctcccccctggtgaattcctccaccttgatgcagtattacagttcaaattccatcaagattctttccttgcaaacatatacccagcatagagtccagctactcattgtccagatgggttgaacagtttgttggggagaccatttctggtccaaagtcagagctggtagaatatcatcccagtcaattaagagtctcaatataacattaacagcaatttgtaacattatggaattgacaaggttttgcgtaaccagtatgttaaaaaaaacaaaacaaaacaatacaaaacaaaaaagaagcaagttcttaaccacaacctatgattagcccattgacatttcaattttagttcatatacaggaccagctgctatataccttaaaatggctataaggtaccattcagctgtctcgtgtctgtttcattttagtatttagccatttgttgtgttgaagtctaattttactgatcttggcagattttaggataatctagactggcttgtaactctaacaagacatttgtcagcagttaaggtgcagaacattttttttttttggggggggggggtgtgcaggaaagtccccaacaccatggtaaggagtgactaatctttgtgtcctacccagcgaggcattagccaatccatgccagctctttcctgtcggatttcaagctctactttttgttgtttgtctatttattttaggttttttttttagtttgtatgattgtttgtttgctgtgaggggttttcggagcgatcctgatggtcattgcaagggagggtgggggtccagaggtggaaccaggctcggtccagagaaagctctcctccctggtcccgagggacgtttattgttcttctgtttctgcggaccgctcagggcttctggttgtcattccgatgacgttggtttctgcgcggtagtgtttggacttcttccatcccctgcgggagctccggttaggggtgggtgacctcagagtactcggcctccgagggcatccaattccctgtggcctccttggcagttgggatatagtccttgttgctcgtattagtagtttgtggtgaaggtctgggagtcttcatggttgggatccaggctttctccttgccatctgctctaccctggagtgcccctctgctccacgcacatgacctcctgttaagaggttgtcaggatcgcacccgattcccccctcatgcattggtatagtagttttactattgtttagtgctgctttgagtctgttgtctatgaattaccagatttgatcatgataggctatattatactttttcctcactctttttatggtcctgaaaggcttccctgcactcccccccattacggattaacatagcgtattgagggtatagtaggttttacagtttttcgatgtagatcttaagtattctgacattaattgttggtttatagattatatcacattatcttattgtattggatacaggttgttagagattgcaataatattacaatatacaggtactatcaggttgtcatcttttcatctcagattaaggcaaacatgtggtatttaaccttttgggattggttcatttctcttaccatgatggattccagtcgggcccatttgtccacaaagaactgcatttcgttttttttaatagctgagtagtattccatagagtagatgaaccatagcttccttatccagtcttctattgatgggcattttggctgcttccaggtttttgcgattgtagattgtgctgctatgaacattgacgtgcatgttggtttcttgagtaggagatgttttggatatatccctaggagtgctattgctggatcatatggcatgttgattttcagttgcttgagtattcgccaaactgattcccatagaggctgtaccaatctgcagtcccaccagcagtggagaagggttcccttttccccacatcctcgccaacaagtgttggtggtattacgtatgtgtgccatccttactggagttaggtggtacctcaaggttgtcttcatttggatttcccttattgccagggagcttgagcattttttcatatgcttgtttgccatttgggtttgttcctttgtgaaatgtctgcccatttcctgtgcccatttcttgagtggcttgtttgttttgacattttggttgttttgtagttctttgtatattctggaaattagccctctgtcacctatgtc
Encoded proteins:
- the ASNSD1 gene encoding asparagine synthetase domain-containing protein 1 isoform X2, with the protein product MCGICCSVSFSVDHFSKDLEEDLLCNLKRRGPDSSKQLLKCDANYRCLFSGHVLHLRGVLTAQPVEDERGNVFLWNGEVFDGIKVEALENDTQILFSYLSSCKSESDIVSLFSKVQGPWSFIYYQASSHDLWFGKDFFGRRSLLWRFNNLGKSFCLSSVGPQTTGVASQWQEVPASGIFRINLESVAISKHVMLQLYPWKCISRDGVTEECDSSLPQVSADLPTFVSVVGNEAKLYLENPIAPLNMMLPQTPVETLCSPTPSSPPSKETLQVCLTDGHMKEVVEQFIDVLSVAVKRRVLCLCRDKSPAPDGVLKPDEKKAKIAILFSGGIDSMVIAALADRHIPLDEPIDLLNVAFMTKGKTAPSSCKQTRSKRTQRELPPEEFTERAAVTADDSPREKYCVPDRITGRAGLKELRALNPSRVWNFVEINVSLEELQKFRRAQIRHLVHPLDTVLDDSIGCAVWFASRGTGWLATRDSVKSYESSAKVILTGIGADEQLAGYSRHRVRFQTHGLEGLNKEIAMELGRISSRNLGRDDRVIGDHGKEAR
- the ASNSD1 gene encoding asparagine synthetase domain-containing protein 1 isoform X1 — protein: MCGICCSVSFSVDHFSKDLEEDLLCNLKRRGPDSSKQLLKCDANYRCLFSGHVLHLRGVLTAQPVEDERGNVFLWNGEVFDGIKVEALENDTQILFSYLSSCKSESDIVSLFSKVQGPWSFIYYQASSHDLWFGKDFFGRRSLLWRFNNLGKSFCLSSVGPQTTGVASQWQEVPASGIFRINLESVAISKHVMLQLYPWKCISRDGVTEECDSSLPQVSADLPTFVSVVGNEAKLYLENPIAPLNMMLPQTPVETLCSPTPSSPPSKETLQVCLTDGHMKEVVEQFIDVLSVAVKRRVLCLCRDKSPAPDGVLKPDEKKAKIAILFSGGIDSMVIAALADRHIPLDEPIDLLNVAFMTKGKTAPSSCKQTRSKRTQRELPPEEFTERAAVTADDSPREKYCVPDRITGRAGLKELRALNPSRVWNFVEINVSLEELQKFRRAQIRHLVHPLDTVLDDSIGCAVWFASRGTGWLATRDSVKSYESSAKVILTGIGADEQLAGYSRHRVRFQTHGLEGLNKEIAMELGRISSRNLGRDDRVIGDHGKEARFPFLDEDVVSFLNSLPVWEKANLTLPRGIGEKLILRLAAVELGLMASALLPKRAMQFGSRIAKMENNNEKASDKCGRLQVVSLEKHFCEKEVQS